The window AATGGAGATACATTTTGTATGATTGCGTTTGCTGCATCAGGGACCATATTAGATCGTTGTCCCGCTTTGAAAGCAATTATCTGTTCATCATCTTCCACTTTTTCCTTTTGAGAAAAATCTAAGATAGAAATACCCTTCTCTGCATTGATAAGAGGGAAATCTGCATCTGGAGCAAAACCGATTGTTGGCATTTCTTCTTTCGAGAAATAATGATCAACACATCTGAATCCACTCTCTTCATCCGTTCCTATAATCATACGAACACGTTTATCTAATTCAATGCCGCTATCCTTTATCATCTTCATTGCAAGGTAGGCTGCCATCGTTGGACCTTTATCATCAATCGCTCCACGACCATACAATTTCCCATCAACCACTTCTCCTTTAAAAGGAGGATAAGTCCAAGAGTCACCAACCGGTACAACATCAACATGACATAAAATACCTAGTAATTCTTCTCCTGAACCCATTTCAAGATGTCCCGCATAATTATCAAAATTTTTTGCAGTAAATCCTTGCTTTTCTCCTAAAGAAAGCAGGAATTGTAATGCTTTTAACGGACCTTCACCAAATGGAGCTTGATCATTTGAAGCTTCTTGATCAAGCACACTTTCAATTTGGATCAACTGTTGTAATTCTGAAACTAGCTCTTCTCTTCTAGATTCCGCTAATTTTATCCAATCCATTTTTACCACCTCTTTACTTAATACCGACCATTTTACTCTTTCTAAAAGAAAGTACAAGCACAATTGTCATATTAAAGCTTTCTTTTTCGTATTATCGAAGTATAGACATATTGTAAAAATTGTATTAATTAACTGAGAATTATGGAAAAATTAATAGATTGCTGTTATAATGTCTTTGTCACAGAAAAACACTTGACAAATAAAATATATAAAGGGGATGTCTAAGGCAGAAATTTAATTAGCCTGGTGCCTCTGCACTGATGTCGTCCGCTAGTCTTTGCCATGAGAATTAAGATCGAAGGAGTGGTTCATTTTTATGAAACCAACTACTGACAGAATGCTTAATCGTATTAAAGACGTGTACATGTTTATCCTTGATAGAGGAACAGTATCTACACAGGATTTAGTCGAAGAGTTCAATATCACTCCTCGCACCATTCAAAGAGATTTGAATGTGTTAGCCTTTAATGACTTGGTAACGAGCCCAAGTCGAGGCAAATGGACAACGACGAAGAAAAAAGTTAAATTATCATCTTAGATAGAATGCAACAAATTCCGCTGATTCAATCATGAGGAAGGTTTGCTGTACAACACTTCTTTAGTAATTTCCACCTCTAGCTTATGCGAACTGTTGCTGACTCACGATTAGTAACATAATATATTTGAAAAACACAACTCGACCAAATTAAGCCGAGTTGATGCCTTAACTTATGCGGATATCCTTAAAATCTTTTAAACTCCTATCCGCAAAAAAAGAATGACCTTTCGTCGGGGTCATTCTTTTTTGAATTCAATATTTGCTTATTTTACTAAACTTTTCAGCTCTTCATCAGTTAACTCCCGGTAGTCTCCAAGATTAAGTGACTCATCAAGCTTTAAGCTTCCCATTGATAACCGTTTCAAGTAAGTTACTTTCTTCCCAACCGATTCAAACATCCTTTTTACTTGATGGAACTTCCCTTCCTGAATTGTCAGCTCAATTTCCGACCTTGGACCAGAGCTTAAAATAACAAGTTCTCCCGGCTTTGTTACATACCCATCATCTAATTCCACACCTTGTTTAAATGCTTCAATATCTGATTCAGTAACTTCCCCCTCTATTTTTGCATAATAGGTTTTTGGCACATGTTTTTTCGGCGATAAAAGATTATGTGCTAATTGACCATCATTAGTTATCAACAACAAGCCTTCTGTATCTTTATCTAACCTACCTACTGGAAAAGGCTTAAAATGCTGTGCTAACGGATCTAATAGGTCAATAACCGTTTTGTCTATGTGATCTTCTGTTGCAGATATAACTCCAGGTGGTTTATTCATCATAAGGTAGATAAATTCCGTATACTCTACTCTTTCACCAAAAACACTCACTTCTTGTATATCTGGATTCACGTGCAAGGAAGAATCTTTTACAATCTCTCCATCCACAGTTACACCCTTTTGCTTTAACAATTGTTTAACTTCTTTACGGGTCCCATAACCCATATTTGCTAATAATTTATCTAACCGCACTCGACTAGACTCCTCCTACTTAAATCCTAGTTTGTTTGCTATTTTTGTAATACGTCCACCCAAAAGTTTTTGTGCAAGCTTTAATCGGAATGCAAGATAACCATAAACGATAGCTCCTACACCTACTGAAACAAGCAAATAAAGTGCTTCAAGTAATTTGTTTGTAGGTACTGCGAATGAATATAGTAATTTATTTATAATTAAAACTGAAACTGACATCAGTAAAGTTAGAATACAGATTAAGATAATTCGTCTAATTACTAATTTCGAATTATAGTGCAATACTTTATGAATAACCCCTATATTGATGGCAATTGTCACTCCATAACCGATCGCGGTAGCCAGAAGTGCTCCATCGACTTCCATTAATTTAATAAGAGGCGTATTCAACATTAGTTTCACTAATATCCCAGTTAATAAACTGAAAATAATCCATTTTTGATAATCGATTCCTTGAAGAATCGCTGCTGTAACCGAGAATAGTGCAAAAAGAATGGCTAATGGTGCATAATGTGCCAGTACTTCTGCGCCCATTTCACTTTGTTCATATAAAACGTGGTAGATACCCGGCGCTAATAAAGTAATCCCGATACTTGCTGGGATAGTTATAAATAACAGTATTTGATAGGTCTTATCTAACTCGCCTCGAAGTGTGTCAAAGGCTCCTAATGTGTAATGCTTCGTGATTGTTGGTATTAGAGCCATAGAAAATCCTGTTGCAAGCATTACAGGAATAATGACAATTTTTTGTGTCGTAAAATTCAACATTGTTAAATAATCATCCGTTACATTAGCTAATCCAATTGAAACCATGGCACTATTAAAAGTTAACATATCTACCAACTGGAATAACGAGCTTGCCATTCCAACAAAAACAAACGGAATAGAGTACTTAATTATTTCTTTATAAATAGCTTTATACGATAGTTCCCCAGAAGATACACTATTTTCACGCAGTAGATTAAATTCTGGGCTTAATTTTTTCCAATAGAAGTATAAAACCACTAATCCACCAATAGCACCTACGAAAGCTGCAAATACTGCAAATTTAACCGCAGTTTCTGGTTTACCATGCAATAGTATAACCACCACAAAGGAACCACCAAGCAAAACAACGATACGCACGATTTGCTCTATTAATTGTGAAACGGAAGTCGGCATATAGTGACTGTATCCTTGGAAGAATCCTCTAATTAAACTCATAATCGGAACGGCCAATAATGCATAACTTACCCATCGGATTGCTGAAGCAATTTGATCGACTGTATAAATTTGCTCTTCATCTTTGATAACAACACTCGCTATAGGCGTAGCCAGTAAATTTAATATAATAAATGAAATGATACCTGTAATAATCATTACAAGGATTCCAGATTTAAAAAGTTTCCTTCCAGCCTCATAGTCATTTATAGAATTATATTTAGAAACAAATTTTGAAACACCAAGAGGTAACCCTGAAATCGCAACGGATAGCATAATGTTGTACGGAATATATGCATATTGGTATAATCCAACATTATCTTTCCCTACAATTGAATAAAAAGGGAAAACATAAACCAACCCAAGAACTTTTGATAAAAACAATCCAACTGTTAATATCGCCGTTCCTTTCATTAATGATGACATAAAAACATCCCAATCCTTATGAAATTGTAAAATATATGTATTAATATATAGTCTTTTTAGAATTACTGTACTAACTAAACTATAACTTTAATGAGCGATCATTAGAAAAATAAAAGCCGACTGAAATAGTCGACGATTTCAAACAATTATTGTTTCGAAAACGAATCTACATGTTAGTTTACATGTGAAAGTCGATTAACTCAAATAGTTTCTTCATAATTATGTATAATGTGAAGAGTAGTGATAATTACCATTATGAAATTTAAGTGAAACTTCCAGAAAGTGAGATATAAAAATGATCGATGTTATTGTAATTGGTGGAGGTCCATCCGGATTAATGGCAGCAATCGCAGCTGCTGAACAAAAGAAAAAAGTTGTATTAATCGAAAAAGGAAATAAGCTTGGAAAAAAGTTAGCCATTTCTGGTGGGGGGAGATGTAATGTCACAAATCGATTATCAGTCGATGAAATCATAAAGCATATCCCTGGAAATGGTCGTTTCTTATATAGCCCCTTTACCGTTTATAACAATGAAAATATAATCGAATTTTTCGAGGGTCTAGGCGTATCTTTAAAAGAAGAAGATCACGGTCGCATGTTCCCTGTTTCTAACCGTGCTACTGACGTTGTAGAAGCATTAGTAAAAGAATTAAATCGTCTTCATGTTGATATTCGACTTCAAACAGCTGTAGCAAAGTTATTAATGGATGACGAAAAGATACTAGGCGTACGCTTAACAGATGGAACAGAGCTTTTAGCCAAAGCAGTCGTTGTTGCTGTTGGAGGAAAAGCTGTACCACAAACCGGTTCAACAGGTGATGGCTATCCATGGGCAGAACGTGCTGGTCATACTGTTACCGAGCTGTATCCGACAGAAGTGCCTGTTACTTCAAAAGAGACGTTCATTCAATCTCGAGAACTTCAAGGCCTAGCATTACGTGATGTTGCCGTGTCCGTTCTCAATAAAAAAGGAAAAGCGATTATCACACATCAAATGGACATGCTTTTTACCCATTTTGGTGTAAGTGGTCCTGCTGTTTTAAGATGTAGTCAATTTATTGTAAAGGAACGCAAAAAAAATGGCGGTGCTCCTGTCCAGCTTCGCATTCAAACATTAACTGAATTCAACGAAGAAACATGCTTGCAATATTTAAACAAAATGTTAAAAGAAGATCCGAAAAAGGCAGTAAAAAATGTATGGAAATCAGTTGCTTCCGAAAGATGGCTACTATTCTTAATGGAGCGTGCCGGCATTGATCCTTCGATTACTGCAGCTGAAGCTTCTCAAGAAAAAATTCGCCAATTAGCGCGCGAGCTCGTGAGCTTCACCATGGATATCCACGGAACATTATCACTTG is drawn from Lysinibacillus sp. SGAir0095 and contains these coding sequences:
- a CDS encoding DeoR family transcriptional regulator, with amino-acid sequence MKPTTDRMLNRIKDVYMFILDRGTVSTQDLVEEFNITPRTIQRDLNVLAFNDLVTSPSRGKWTTTKKKVKLSS
- a CDS encoding pseudouridine synthase gives rise to the protein MRLDKLLANMGYGTRKEVKQLLKQKGVTVDGEIVKDSSLHVNPDIQEVSVFGERVEYTEFIYLMMNKPPGVISATEDHIDKTVIDLLDPLAQHFKPFPVGRLDKDTEGLLLITNDGQLAHNLLSPKKHVPKTYYAKIEGEVTESDIEAFKQGVELDDGYVTKPGELVILSSGPRSEIELTIQEGKFHQVKRMFESVGKKVTYLKRLSMGSLKLDESLNLGDYRELTDEELKSLVK
- a CDS encoding polysaccharide biosynthesis protein: MSSLMKGTAILTVGLFLSKVLGLVYVFPFYSIVGKDNVGLYQYAYIPYNIMLSVAISGLPLGVSKFVSKYNSINDYEAGRKLFKSGILVMIITGIISFIILNLLATPIASVVIKDEEQIYTVDQIASAIRWVSYALLAVPIMSLIRGFFQGYSHYMPTSVSQLIEQIVRIVVLLGGSFVVVILLHGKPETAVKFAVFAAFVGAIGGLVVLYFYWKKLSPEFNLLRENSVSSGELSYKAIYKEIIKYSIPFVFVGMASSLFQLVDMLTFNSAMVSIGLANVTDDYLTMLNFTTQKIVIIPVMLATGFSMALIPTITKHYTLGAFDTLRGELDKTYQILLFITIPASIGITLLAPGIYHVLYEQSEMGAEVLAHYAPLAILFALFSVTAAILQGIDYQKWIIFSLLTGILVKLMLNTPLIKLMEVDGALLATAIGYGVTIAINIGVIHKVLHYNSKLVIRRIILICILTLLMSVSVLIINKLLYSFAVPTNKLLEALYLLVSVGVGAIVYGYLAFRLKLAQKLLGGRITKIANKLGFK
- a CDS encoding NAD(P)/FAD-dependent oxidoreductase → MIDVIVIGGGPSGLMAAIAAAEQKKKVVLIEKGNKLGKKLAISGGGRCNVTNRLSVDEIIKHIPGNGRFLYSPFTVYNNENIIEFFEGLGVSLKEEDHGRMFPVSNRATDVVEALVKELNRLHVDIRLQTAVAKLLMDDEKILGVRLTDGTELLAKAVVVAVGGKAVPQTGSTGDGYPWAERAGHTVTELYPTEVPVTSKETFIQSRELQGLALRDVAVSVLNKKGKAIITHQMDMLFTHFGVSGPAVLRCSQFIVKERKKNGGAPVQLRIQTLTEFNEETCLQYLNKMLKEDPKKAVKNVWKSVASERWLLFLMERAGIDPSITAAEASQEKIRQLARELVSFTMDIHGTLSLEKAFVTGGGVSVKEIEPKTMASKMKTGLFFCGEILDIHGYTGGYNITSALVTGRIAGMSAGLLE